The following coding sequences are from one Rhodobiaceae bacterium window:
- a CDS encoding transition state regulatory protein AbrB has product MPPSPGNVAIALAAGSLGGALFAFLGAPLAWMLGAMAATTCLALFGAKTEIYPSAVSIMVAVLGVLMGSAFTPDIVTQAVSWLPSVLLMITVMSTFAAGGYVIFRRLGGYDPITAYFSAVPGGFTEMTLMGTDLGGDAKTIALAHATRILIVVSVIPFYFRGILGLEIPTLPSNLLSVAAFPIADGLILLGCAIIGLYAARWMKLPAPAFLGPMALSALAHATGWTANAPPLELIAIAQIVVGASIGSRFAGQTWQSARKTILLATATTSLMIMAASLIGLGMAGLLGHPMEALVLALSPGGLTEMALIALTIGINTAYVSTLHILRILFVLMAAPLVAPKNRPKNPSQ; this is encoded by the coding sequence ATGCCCCCCTCACCCGGAAACGTTGCCATCGCCCTAGCAGCCGGGTCCCTGGGAGGGGCGCTGTTCGCTTTCTTAGGAGCCCCGCTCGCCTGGATGTTGGGCGCCATGGCGGCAACCACATGTCTTGCCCTCTTTGGTGCTAAAACAGAGATATACCCGAGTGCCGTGAGCATCATGGTCGCTGTTCTCGGAGTCTTGATGGGGTCTGCGTTTACACCAGACATCGTCACGCAGGCTGTTAGTTGGCTACCCAGCGTCTTGCTGATGATCACCGTCATGTCCACCTTTGCTGCTGGCGGTTACGTCATTTTTCGACGTCTTGGAGGCTATGACCCGATCACAGCCTATTTTTCGGCAGTGCCGGGTGGCTTTACCGAAATGACATTGATGGGCACAGACTTGGGGGGCGATGCCAAAACCATTGCGCTCGCCCATGCAACCAGGATCCTGATCGTGGTGAGCGTTATCCCCTTCTACTTTCGAGGCATTCTGGGATTGGAGATTCCGACGCTCCCCTCAAACCTTTTGAGTGTCGCCGCCTTCCCAATTGCCGACGGCCTCATTCTGCTCGGCTGCGCGATTATTGGGCTCTATGCCGCGCGGTGGATGAAGCTTCCAGCCCCTGCTTTTCTGGGCCCTATGGCGTTGAGTGCGCTGGCGCACGCCACAGGCTGGACCGCCAACGCCCCGCCCCTCGAACTCATCGCTATTGCCCAGATTGTTGTGGGAGCCTCAATCGGAAGCCGTTTCGCCGGCCAGACCTGGCAGAGCGCCCGCAAGACCATCCTCCTCGCTACCGCGACAACGAGCCTGATGATCATGGCTGCATCCTTGATTGGTCTGGGCATGGCAGGCCTTCTCGGGCACCCCATGGAAGCGCTCGTACTGGCACTAAGCCCCGGCGGTCTGACGGAAATGGCCCTGATCGCCCTGACCATAGGTATCAATACAGCCTACGTTTCGACACTGCATATCCTTCGGATCCTCTTCGTATTGATGGCTGCCCCACTTGTGGCCCCGAAAAATCGCCCGAAAAACCCATCTCAGTAA
- a CDS encoding Hpt domain protein encodes MVAQSRKVTPKRLLPARVSREDLIARAEKAIDSMRDEFAGWIQEEAEDLTKALAAWLEIPTDAERTDDLFRRAHDLKGQAPTLGYPIVGRIATSLCELLGCQQVDAAELIILTKSHVGAIKAAIRDEVRDETNATAAALASELEAAVSTLYQKLN; translated from the coding sequence ATGGTTGCGCAGAGTCGCAAAGTCACCCCGAAGAGACTATTACCCGCACGCGTTTCCCGCGAAGATCTGATCGCTCGAGCTGAAAAAGCAATCGACAGCATGCGTGATGAGTTTGCAGGTTGGATTCAAGAAGAGGCAGAAGACCTCACCAAGGCACTTGCGGCCTGGCTTGAAATACCAACGGACGCGGAACGTACAGATGATTTGTTCAGACGTGCCCATGATCTAAAGGGACAGGCCCCGACGCTCGGCTATCCTATTGTCGGCCGTATCGCGACATCACTTTGCGAACTGCTGGGGTGCCAACAGGTTGACGCAGCCGAATTAATCATCCTAACCAAAAGCCACGTAGGTGCCATCAAGGCCGCCATCCGTGATGAGGTTCGCGATGAGACAAATGCAACGGCCGCAGCACTGGCGTCCGAGCTAGAAGCTGCCGTCAGCACGCTCTACCAGAAACTCAATTGA
- a CDS encoding NUDIX domain protein: MATEALGSSKWKLGDDLSEKTEKPLIPAATIMLLRDGEPGLEVFMVVRHHQIDFASGALVFPGGKLDEGDKAPAIRTRCDGAEGVSDGELAIQVAAIREAFEECGVLLARPKGSASFVDGKRLEGMEPWRDRLHKGEVPMADFLEQEDLHLACDALVPFAHWITPKMMPKRFDTYFYLAAAPDDHLAVHDGHESVDSVWIEPAAALMDAEEKRRTIIFPTRLNVEKLGRSPNVAAALSTAQATQVVTVEPVVREIDGVSKLCIPAEADYSVVEESMDRIN, encoded by the coding sequence ATGGCGACCGAAGCGCTAGGGTCATCGAAATGGAAATTGGGGGATGACTTGAGCGAGAAAACTGAAAAACCATTGATCCCGGCAGCGACGATCATGTTGTTACGAGACGGTGAACCTGGACTTGAAGTGTTTATGGTTGTTCGTCATCACCAGATCGATTTTGCCTCCGGTGCGCTTGTCTTCCCGGGCGGCAAGCTTGATGAGGGGGACAAGGCGCCTGCTATTCGGACCCGCTGTGATGGCGCTGAAGGCGTTTCAGACGGTGAACTCGCCATCCAAGTTGCCGCCATTCGGGAAGCCTTTGAAGAATGTGGTGTGCTGCTTGCGCGGCCCAAAGGATCAGCATCGTTTGTTGATGGGAAGCGCCTTGAAGGCATGGAACCCTGGCGGGACAGATTGCACAAAGGAGAGGTCCCCATGGCTGATTTCCTTGAGCAGGAAGACCTTCATCTGGCATGTGACGCGCTGGTGCCTTTTGCCCATTGGATTACGCCCAAGATGATGCCGAAGAGATTTGACACCTATTTCTATCTGGCGGCGGCACCAGACGATCACCTTGCGGTGCATGACGGGCACGAGAGTGTCGATTCCGTTTGGATTGAACCGGCTGCGGCGCTGATGGATGCGGAAGAGAAACGACGGACGATTATCTTCCCGACCCGTTTGAACGTGGAAAAGCTGGGGCGCTCGCCAAATGTGGCTGCGGCTCTTTCTACCGCACAAGCAACTCAAGTGGTTACGGTAGAGCCTGTCGTTCGGGAAATTGATGGCGTGTCGAAACTTTGCATTCCTGCAGAGGCGGACTATTCGGTGGTCGAAGAGTCGATGGACCGGATCAATTGA
- the dosP gene encoding oxygen sensor protein DosP, which translates to MYSSSSPLSTDDLDQAFTQGHFSAVFQPKLSLIDGRTLGVESFIRWHHPEFGILLPGEFLSFIGTEGRLQELTDLMLHEAARVVSLWRSQQRHWTVSVNLSAEDIDNPHLAKHMCDLFTAYAIPSDAISVDVPEAALTEAPEKRLSALSELKKKGIAIALDTAGMDLLPHEQISSEYFSELKIGGTSLIKFARSVSRSRKGLIAERLEAAAANGLSVTATRVEDIETIKPLADMGFSAAQGTFFRHPDTQEGLENWSSDWLMPVLSGERPPRADTIARARADLADPDLLRLPEEDSDEIKEAAPNTPAEDETQPLQVALH; encoded by the coding sequence ATGTATAGCAGCTCATCCCCCCTATCCACTGACGATCTCGATCAGGCATTCACGCAGGGACATTTCTCGGCGGTGTTTCAACCCAAGCTATCTTTGATTGATGGCCGAACGTTAGGCGTTGAAAGCTTTATTCGCTGGCACCATCCAGAATTTGGAATCTTGTTGCCGGGCGAGTTTCTGAGTTTTATCGGGACCGAAGGACGCCTTCAGGAACTAACAGACCTGATGCTCCATGAAGCCGCACGTGTTGTCTCACTCTGGCGCTCCCAACAAAGACACTGGACAGTCTCTGTGAACCTGAGTGCGGAAGACATCGACAATCCCCACTTGGCCAAACACATGTGTGATCTTTTCACAGCCTATGCGATTCCATCAGATGCGATTTCTGTCGATGTTCCTGAGGCGGCCCTGACAGAAGCCCCCGAGAAACGGCTAAGCGCGCTGAGCGAACTCAAGAAAAAAGGCATTGCGATCGCACTGGACACTGCCGGGATGGATCTGCTGCCCCACGAGCAGATCAGCTCTGAGTACTTCTCCGAACTGAAGATCGGTGGTACGTCTTTGATCAAGTTTGCCCGTAGCGTTAGCCGCTCCCGCAAAGGTCTCATCGCCGAAAGGTTGGAGGCAGCAGCCGCCAATGGCCTTTCCGTAACAGCCACCCGCGTAGAAGACATAGAAACCATCAAGCCATTGGCCGATATGGGCTTCAGCGCTGCTCAAGGCACCTTCTTCCGCCACCCTGACACTCAGGAAGGCCTGGAGAACTGGTCATCCGATTGGCTGATGCCTGTCTTGTCAGGTGAGCGTCCACCTCGCGCCGACACCATCGCCCGCGCACGGGCAGACCTCGCCGATCCCGACCTGTTGCGTCTACCTGAAGAAGACAGCGACGAAATCAAAGAGGCAGCACCTAACACGCCTGCAGAAGACGAAACTCAACCACTACAGGTTGCTCTCCACTAG